The following proteins are co-located in the Chaetodon auriga isolate fChaAug3 chromosome 23, fChaAug3.hap1, whole genome shotgun sequence genome:
- the LOC143316167 gene encoding semaphorin-5B-like: MVTSGWGAWALSARGLVLVICWSVCLSQQPHVKPADCSRKEHPVVSYQALRPWVSEFSRPGVKDFSQLALDLSRNQLVVGARNFLFRLSLSNASLIQATEWAPDEDTKRSCQSKGKSEEECQNYIRVLLISGRTLFTCGTNAFTPVCITRLVGNISQVLDTVNGVARCPYDPRHNSTAMVTERGELYAATVIDFSGRDPVIYRSLGNMPPLRTAQYNSKWLNEPHFVSVYEIGRFAYFFLRETAVENDCGKMVFSRVARVCKNDMGGRFLLEDTWTTFMKTRLNCSRSGEIPFYYNELQSTFYLPEQDLIYGIFTTNVNSISASAVCAFNLSSITQAFNGPFRYQENPRTAWLSTPNPIPNFQCGVLEEGGPGGNLTERSLQDAQRLFLMNDVVQPVTINPLLTQDNLRFSKMVVDIVQGRDTLYHIMYIGTEYGTILKALSTTNKSLQGCYLEELRILPDGQIRPIKSLQILHSDRSLFVGLDDRLVKIPLERCSSYPAERQCMEARDPYCGWDHKQKRCTTIEESSNMNQWTQNITECPVRNLTQDGGFGPWAPWQPCNHDDGEGSVSSCVCRSRSCDGPMAQCGGVKCKGSTIQVANCSRNGGWTPWSSWGQCSSSCGIGFEVRQRSCNNPSPRHGGRICVGQGREERLCNEKKPCPLPVLWTAWGSWAHCSAECGGGVHSRTRICENGNGCPGCSTEYKACNLEACPEVRRNTPWTPWMPVNVSQDGSRQEQRFRYTCRALLPDPQQLQLGKKKAETRFCPNDGSGACQTDSLVEDLVKSSGRTLSQPQGVRWGSWETWSGCSQQCSRGFRTRKRSCSTAEGRTNPSACVGSPVEYQDCNIQPCPVSGAWSCWSAWSQCSASCGGGHYQRTRTCSSPPPASGGDICIGLHTEEALCNTHVCEGWGEWTEWGDCDEEGLQHRTRRCGEDQEAEAGLCQGNVTQSRPCQPHEVPVILPGQDDQSCGTFTLFQLVAVGSASFFVAALLSALAYSYCYHLNRPSAESAVIHPSTPNHLTYNKQGNATPKNEKYIPMEFKTLNKNNLHVNDETCNHFPSPLPSSNMFTTTYYPTSLSKYDFHPDSPCRTYMHS, encoded by the exons ATGGTTACGTCAGGGTGGGGGGCGTGGGCCCTCTCTGCCCGTGGCCTTGTGCTGGTCATCTGttggtctgtgtgtctgtcccagCAGCCTCACGTCAAACCAGCAGACTGTAGTCGAAAGGAACATCCTGTTGTCTCCTACCAAG CGTTGAGGCCGTGGGTGTCAGAGTTCTCCCGTCCAGGAGTGAAGGATTTCTCCCAGCTGGCTCTGGACCTGAGCAGAAACCAGCTCGTTGTGGGAGCAAG AAACTTCCTCTTCAGGCTGAGTTTGAGCAACGCCTCGCTCATACAG GCGACAGAATGGGCGCCTGATGAAGACACGAAGCGCTCGTGTCAAAGCAAGGGGAAGTCTGAG GAGGAGTGTCAAAACTACATCCGAGTTTTGTTGATAAGCGGGAGGACGCTCTTCACGTGCGGGACCAACGCTTTCACCCCCGTCTGCATCACCAGGCTG GTTGGTAACATCAGTCAGGTGTTGGACACGGTGAACGGCGTCGCTCGGTGTCCCTACGACCCACGCCACAACTCCACCGCCATGGTCACAGAAAGGGGAGAGCTGTATGCGGCCACGGTCATCGACTTCTCTGGACGTGACCCCGTCATCTACAGGAGCTTGGGGAACATGCCGCCGCTGCGCACCGCCCAGTACAACTCCAAATGGCTCAACG AGCCTCATTTTGTCTCGGTGTATGAGATCGGTCGGTTCGCCTACTTCTTCCTGAGAGAAACCGCGGTTGAAAACGACTGCGGGAAGATGGTGTTCTCTCGCGTGGCGCGGGTCTGTAAGAACGATATGGGTGGACGCTTCCTTTTGGAGGACACGTGGACCACCTTCATGAAGACCCGGCTCAACTGCTCACGCTCAGGAGAAATCCCCTTTTACTACAACGAGCTGCAGAGTACGTTTTACTTACCAGAGCAGGACCTGATCTACGGTATCTTCACCACCAACGT GAACAGTATATCAGCTTCTGCTGTCTGTGCCTTCAACCTGAGCTCCATCACCCAGGCCTTCAACGGACCCTTCCGCTACCAGGAGAACCCGCGCACTGCCTGGCTCTCCACCCCAAACCCCATACCCAATTTTCAG TGTGGCGttctggaggagggaggacccGGCGGGAACCTGACGGAGCGCAGCCTCCAGGACGCCCAGCGACTCTTCCTCATGAACGATGTGGTCCAACCGGTCACCATCAACCCTCTGCTCACCCAGGACAACCTGCGCTTCTCCAAGATGGTGGTGGACATCGTGCAGGGGCGAGACACCCTCTACCATATCATGTACATCGGCACCG AATACGGCACCATCCTGAAGGCTCTCTCCACAACCAATAAAAGCCTTCAAGGCTGCTACCTGGAGGAGCTCAGGATTCTCCCTGACGGGCAAATCAGACCAATCAAGAGCCTGCAGATCCTCCACAGTGACAGATCTTTGTTTGTCGGGCTCGATGACAGGCTGGTGAAGATCCCGTTAGAGCGCTGCTCCAGCTATCCAGCTGAACG TCAATGCATGGAAGCTCGGGACCCTTACTGCGGCTGGGATCACAAACAGAAGCGCTGCACCACCATCGAGGAGAGCTCCAACATGAACCAGTGGACCCAAAACATCACTGAGTGCCCA GTGAGGAACCTGACACAGGATGGCGGTTTTGGCCCTTGGGCACCATGGCAGCCTTGTAACCACGATGACGGCGAGGGCTCcgtcagcagctgtgtgtgtcggTCCCGCTCGTGTGACGGACCCATGGCCCAGTGCGGCGGGGTCAAATGTAAAGGCTCAACTATCCAGGTGGCAAACTGTTCCAG GAATGGCGGCTGGACTCCCTGGTCTTCGTGGggccagtgcagcagcagttgcGGCATCGGATTTGAAGTGCGGCAGCGGTCCTGCAACAACCCCTCGCCTCGCCACGGTGGTCGAATCTGTGTCGGCCAGGGTCGAGAAGAGAG GCTGTGCAATGAGAAGAAGCCCTGTCCTCTGCCAGTGCTGTGGACAGCATGGGGGTCCTGGGCTCACTGCAGTGCTGAATGTGGAGGGGGGGTCCACTCCAGGACCAGAATTTGTGAGAACGGCAACGGCTGTCCTGGATGTTCTACG GAATATAAGGCCTGTAACCTGGAGGCCTGCCCTGAGGTGCGCCGCAACACCCCCTGGACCCCCTGGATGCCGGTCAACGTCAGTCAAGATGGCTCAAGGCAAGAGCAGAGGTTCAGATACACCTGTCGGGCACTGCTCCCCGAcccccagcagctccagctgggCAAGAAGAAGGCAGAGACGCGGTTCTGCCCCAATGACGGCTCTGGAGCCTGCCAGACTGACT ctcTGGTTGAAGACTTGGTGAAGAGTAGTGGGAGAACTCTCTCCCAGCCCCAAGGTGTGCGCTGGGGATCATGGGAAACGTGGTCCGGCTGTTCTCAGCAGTGCTCCAGAGGCTTCCGAACCCGGAAACGTAGCTGCTCGACAGCAGAGGGCAGGACCAACCCCAGCGCCTGCGTAGGATCCCCGGTGGAGTATCAGGACTGCAACATTCAACCCTGTCCAG TGAGCGGAGCCTGGTCTTGCTGGTCTGCCTGGTCCCAGTGCTCGGCCAGCTGTGGGGGCGGACACTACCAGCGGACTCGGACGTGCAGTAGTCCACCGCCTGCCAGTGGAGGAGACATCTGTATCGGCCTGCACACTGAAGAGGCGCTCTGCAACACACACGTCTGTGAAG GTTGGGGTGAATGGACAGAGTGGGGCGACTGTGATGAGGAGGGTCTGCAGCATCGCACTCGTCGCTGCGGTGAGGACCAGGAGGCCGAGGCCGGTCTCTGCCAGGGCAACGTCACCCAGTCCAGGCCCTGCCAGCCTCATGAGGTGCCAG TTATTTTACCCGGACAGGACGACCAGAGCTGCGGAA CCTTTACTCTGTTCCAGCTGGTAGCTGTGGGCTCAGCCAGCTTCTTTGTGGCAGCGTTGCTGTCAGCACTCGCCTACTCCTACTGCTACCACCTGAACCGACCGTCAGCGGAGTCAGCAGTCATCCACCCCAGCACACCCAACCACCTCACCTACAACAAGCAGGGCAACGCCACGCCAAAGAATGAGAAGTACATCCCCATGGAGTTCAAG ACGTTAAACAAGAACAATCTCCACGTGAACGATGAGACGTGCAACCACTTCCCCTCCCCGCTGCCCTCCAGCAATATGTTCACCACCACCTACTACCCAACTAGCCTGAGCAAGTACGACTTCCACCCAGACTCCCCCTGCAGGACCTACATGCACAGCTGA